CCCAGACCAGTTTGATGCCGAGATTCGCAACCAACTCCGGTAGCTCAACGCTAGCGTAGTGATACGCGTCGTTGCCTTTTGAGGCACCATCGGCGTCACCTTGCACGAGGCCGTAGTACAGCTTAGTGCCAGCCAAGGCACCCGTGCCGGATGGCAAAGTGTAGGAAACAGTAGCAAGAAGAGTCTTGCTCGAACCAACACTTTTTGCGTTGATGGCAGCGCTCGTTGAGTTAGCCAGACCAAGACCAATTTGCAGGTCGTCAGTCACGGTGTAGGAAGCCAGCAAACCGGTGTGATGAGTCGGCTCAATCGCGAATCCCCAAGAATGAGTGTAGAACGGATTCTCGTTGTAGTTGTAGACTTCGTTGCCAACCACTGTGCCAAACTGACCAATTTTCAGGTCAATCCCACTGATCCGCAGATCAATGTTGGCCTGCATCAGCTCAACAGAGCCATCAGTCACGCCAGTGTCTGCGGTGCCAATGTCACCAGCAGCAGGGCCCATCCACAGCTCAACGGTGTAACCGGTGTCCATGGCGCCGTCGCCCTGTGCGGACGAAAGTTTCAAGTCAACCACGTCCATGCTGAACGCATTGCGGTCTTCAGCGGCCCGGAAGTAGCCTGTAGGGGCCGCGCCGTTGGTGCGTTTGTAGCCAGTGCTCACATAACCACTCAGGGTTGTGGAAGCGGCCACGGCTTCTGCGCCCGTGGCGGCATCTTGCGCCTGAGCGACAGACGAAAGGGACACGATGCCAGCGGCAGCGAGACCCATGGTCCATTTATTCATTTTCATATTTTTCATTTACTCCTGTTAGTAGGTGTTAACTTTATACTGCAGTTTACTGTATGGGGAAATGCCGAAGCATAAACCCCGCGCCCAAAAAGGCGCGTGGCGGTGTTAATAAGTTATTTCGCATCACCGATGCAAGCACATTTTCACAAAAAAATACGTGTCCGTACATTTTTAGAAGTTGATTCTTTACGACAAAAAACACAATTTCTCGGTTCGTGAAACAATCCATATTACGCGCGCTTACGATTTCATCGCTGGTTCTATTTTTGGGTCAAATTCAGGGGGCAACGGTGCCGGCTGCGATGCGCTCAATTTTCCAACCGCCGCTCACGGCACTGGATCGCCTGCCACGCAGCGGGGAGGATCAGGCTAAAGTCGATCTCGGACGGCATTTATACTACGAAAAACGCCTGTCCAGTAACAATAAAATCGCCTGTAATTCGTGCCATTTGCTCGATAAATACGGCGTGGATGGGCTGGATTTCTCGCTGGGCGTGCCCGGCAAACCGGTGGGGCGAAATTCGCCAACCACTTACAACGCGTTTTTCCATATTGCCCAATTCTGGGATGGCCGTGCTGCCACAGTCGAAGAACAGGCAAAAGGCCCCATTTTAGCCGGAAAAGAGATGGGAATGCCCAGTGCCGCCGCCGTGGTGGCCAAGCTGAAGGGCATCCCGGAATATCCGCCGCTCTTTAAGAAGGCGTTTCCACGGGATAAGGATGCGGTGACGTTTATGAATGTCGGCACGGCGATCGGGGCGTTTGAGCGGAATTTGGTGACACCAGGGCGGTTTGATGAATATCTCGCCGGCAAAACCTCCGCACTCACTGCAAAAGAACAAAAAGGCCTGAAAACGTTTGTCACCACCGGCTGCGTGACCTGTCACACCGGCCCATTGGTGGGCGGGAATAGCTATCAAAAGCTCGGTCTGGTGAAGCCTTGGCCGAATCAAGGGGATCCGGGGCGTTCGGCGATTGTGGGCGATGATGCGTTTAAGATGTTCTTCAAAGTGCCATCATTGCGGAATATTGAAAAAACCGGTCCGTATTTTCACGATTCCAGCGCAAAGACGCTGGAAGCAGCTGTCACCAAAATGGCCAAACACCAGCTTGGCCGCGAATTGACCGGTGAACAGCTTGGGGATATCGTGTCATTCCTCAAGAGCCTCACCGGTAAAATACCCGAGGAATACATCAAAAAACGCCCGTTCTAGGCGAGTTTAGCCCCAAACAGGATGCGCATAAAAATCCACTTTGGTGGGTGAATAAAGCTTTCGCTAGCTCGTCTCAATATCAGACACGCCACTCAGGCAGTCGAACAGGAGGAAGACATTATAGACAGGTTGGGTAGCCCGTCGGCTCTGGCAACAGACCGGCGGGCTTTTTTTGCCGACAACCCCCTCGCGCCCTGCCACCCTCCGCCAATGGGCGAACTCGATCCCCAACTCGAACAACACCTCCGCCGCCAACCCAATCTCGGCAAAGGCGTGTACCTCGCCAGCACCGCAGTCGTTGTGGGCGATGTCACCCTCGGCGATCACTCCAGCGTTTGGTATCACGCTGTACTGCGCGGCGATATCAACTTCATCAAGATCGGCCATCACACCAATATCCAGGACGGCACAGTCGTCCATCTCGCCGATGATTACCCCTGCGAAATCGGCAACTGGACCACCATCGGTCACAGCGCGGTAGTCCACGCGTGCCGCATCGGCGATGAATGTCTCATCGGAATGAACAGCACCGTCCTCGATGGCGCCGTCATCGGCTCCCAATCCATCATCGGCGCGAACGCACTCGTCACCGGCGGCACCCAAATCCCCGCGGGCTCGCTCGTCCTCGGCAGCCCCGCTAAAGTAATCCGCCCTCTCACTGAAGATGAACGCGCCGACCTAAAGCCGTGGGCCCAAAAATACGTCGACAACACCGCCTATTGTTTGAAACATAATTTGAATGTTGGCGCTCCGCTGTCCACTTGATTTTCCCTCGATTGAGCTTGCGAATTAAATCCAACTCATCGGCCAAGCGTTGGATTTTGTACACACCGCCGGGAGCAGTAAACGCCACTTTTTTTTGGCAGTAGCAAACGGATTCGGCACAGAACTGGATGCACTCATCAACATCAGGAAGCGCCTGAAGGAATCAGGCTGCACGTGATCGCCAGTGGAAGAAGGACATTTACGGACTGGAATGATTACTTCGTAGGGGTACTTGAGATTTTGCACTTAGGCAACGCCTTCGGTAAGCCATCAATTTGGGATTTGGTTAGCGGGTTGTTATTAAGATGCAAATCCTTCAAATTTGTCAGTTTCTCCAGCCCGGCTACGCTGGTTAGGTGGTTGTTGATTAGAAACAATAACGTCACGCTCTCCAAGTCAGACTTGGTAAGCATTCCGTTCGGCTTATTGATTTTAACACGAATCGTGTTCTCAATCTTGACATTATTCGGATCGCTTGGATCAGAAACCCAATTCGGATTCTTTGGAGTAGAGGCACCCCCACCAACGCCATTCCAGCAATTATCAATAGAAGTTGTTTCATTTGCGATAAGCTATATCAGCCCCGTTTGGTGACGTAACCCATTAAAGTCTATACTTCCATATCATCAAAAGGCATAAAGCCAAGGGCTTGTCCGCATTTCGGCGTTTGGCCTGCCATTATTTAAGAGGCTTACTTATGGAAACAATGCGATTGACTGCGCTTAGAATGGCCCCGAGGAGTAGAATTACCTTAAGCGGATTGTAGTGCCGTCTTCCCGCCGAGCGGGCCTTTGGGCGCAGGATTGGTTCAACCGAAAATTTTCCCCAGCTTGGTAATAGCCAGATACAAGCCGATGCCCACAAAACTGATAAACGAAATCCACAACATCACATCCCACGCGCGCCCCGATTGCAATCTGGCCTCCCCTTCCCGGTAGCGCAACCACAACACTGCAAACCCGAGCGGCACCAACAACAGACTTTGGAACATGCCAGAAATCACCACCAGCTTCCCCGGGTTTGGCCAAATGACATACACCAAAACACAGATCAACGGCAGCGCCGCCCCAAACCCACGCACCCATTTCTCGCGCTGGGCATCATCCAATTTCACCAATCCGGAGATCGCCGCGAAGTCCGTGTACAAGCGACACTTGGTGGCGTTGGAAATGAAGAACGTGGAAAACAAGACCGCCACTGCGCCCATCAGGAAAACACCGACCGCGTATCCACCGAACACCGGCGTGTACATGACTGAGAGCGTGCGAATGAGATCCTGCTTTTCGGGCAACAATCCCAAGCGCCCCAGCACCGCCGCGCCGAGCAAATAAAAAACCACCGTGCAAAAAGTGTAGACCACCATCGACAACCAGGCATCCCACTGCATCACCCGGATCCATCCTTGAGCCCGTGCGAACCAGCCCTCATTTTTCTCCCGCTTCCCCGTCCATCGCCCATACCCCTTTTCCAGACACCAATACGGATAGGCCACGATCTCCGCTGCGCCCACTCCGATAATCCCAAAAGTCGCTAAAGCGAGCCCGAGTTTTTCAGAACCTGAAGACAAAAAACCCAAACCCAAACCCGCCTTCAGATCGGCCGCTCGCACGGCCCATTCCGGTTGTGTTTGTAGCACGAACAAATTGACGATCGTCACCAGCGTGAAGGCGCCCACCAAAATCGCGGCAAACGCTTCGATAAACCCGAACCCGCCTCGCACTAGCATCACCGCCGTTAAGAGCGCAAGGATCAGAGCCCATACCCGGTCATCCACCGGTTTGTTTTCGAAGTCAAATCCGTCAACTCGCCCCGCCAACACATTCCGTTTCTCGGCGGACTCCGGATTCGCCCCAACCGCGATCTGTTGATCGATCACCTGAAGCTTCGCCCGCGCCGAAGCGGCCTCGTTGTAGCGTTGCCCCTTTTCGGTGATCGGCATGGCAATGGCCATAGCTTGCCCAACCCCGCCCACAATTCCGCCCAACTGCCCAAACCCAAAAATCATGGT
This genomic window from Limisphaerales bacterium contains:
- a CDS encoding outer membrane beta-barrel protein, giving the protein MNKWTMGLAAAGIVSLSSVAQAQDAATGAEAVAASTTLSGYVSTGYKRTNGAAPTGYFRAAEDRNAFSMDVVDLKLSSAQGDGAMDTGYTVELWMGPAAGDIGTADTGVTDGSVELMQANIDLRISGIDLKIGQFGTVVGNEVYNYNENPFYTHSWGFAIEPTHHTGLLASYTVTDDLQIGLGLANSTSAAINAKSVGSSKTLLATVSYTLPSGTGALAGTKLYYGLVQGDADGASKGNDAYHYASVELPELVANLGIKLVWDHVEKETIEADSNVVGLYLDYTLNADTTINVRYETGNLNTTSGAAQGLGTANADNLQSFTVGVNHKIWDNVISRIEYRNDSVDTSGSVDDTQDVVALNLIYTF
- a CDS encoding c-type cytochrome, with translation MRSIFQPPLTALDRLPRSGEDQAKVDLGRHLYYEKRLSSNNKIACNSCHLLDKYGVDGLDFSLGVPGKPVGRNSPTTYNAFFHIAQFWDGRAATVEEQAKGPILAGKEMGMPSAAAVVAKLKGIPEYPPLFKKAFPRDKDAVTFMNVGTAIGAFERNLVTPGRFDEYLAGKTSALTAKEQKGLKTFVTTGCVTCHTGPLVGGNSYQKLGLVKPWPNQGDPGRSAIVGDDAFKMFFKVPSLRNIEKTGPYFHDSSAKTLEAAVTKMAKHQLGRELTGEQLGDIVSFLKSLTGKIPEEYIKKRPF
- a CDS encoding gamma carbonic anhydrase family protein, producing the protein MGELDPQLEQHLRRQPNLGKGVYLASTAVVVGDVTLGDHSSVWYHAVLRGDINFIKIGHHTNIQDGTVVHLADDYPCEIGNWTTIGHSAVVHACRIGDECLIGMNSTVLDGAVIGSQSIIGANALVTGGTQIPAGSLVLGSPAKVIRPLTEDERADLKPWAQKYVDNTAYCLKHNLNVGAPLST
- a CDS encoding leucine-rich repeat domain-containing protein; this encodes MLTKSDLESVTLLFLINNHLTSVAGLEKLTNLKDLHLNNNPLTKSQIDGLPKALPKCKISSTPTK
- a CDS encoding Nramp family divalent metal transporter, producing the protein MAHTQSGANGSVVGGLALSEAEVRQPPEKIAGILRMLGPGLIMAGGIVGSGELIAATHTGAKAGFVFLGLIIFGCVIKCFTQVEMARHAIVKGETTLGLLNRLPGPRLRVGRFKGNWIVLFWAFTMIFGFGQLGGIVGGVGQAMAIAMPITEKGQRYNEAASARAKLQVIDQQIAVGANPESAEKRNVLAGRVDGFDFENKPVDDRVWALILALLTAVMLVRGGFGFIEAFAAILVGAFTLVTIVNLFVLQTQPEWAVRAADLKAGLGLGFLSSGSEKLGLALATFGIIGVGAAEIVAYPYWCLEKGYGRWTGKREKNEGWFARAQGWIRVMQWDAWLSMVVYTFCTVVFYLLGAAVLGRLGLLPEKQDLIRTLSVMYTPVFGGYAVGVFLMGAVAVLFSTFFISNATKCRLYTDFAAISGLVKLDDAQREKWVRGFGAALPLICVLVYVIWPNPGKLVVISGMFQSLLLVPLGFAVLWLRYREGEARLQSGRAWDVMLWISFISFVGIGLYLAITKLGKIFG